GTGGCGTCACGTTCAGGGTTCGCTGCCGGTGGCGATCACCACCGGTGAGCCGGCGGGTATCGGCCCCGAGCTTGTGCTGCGGCTGGCCGCCGACGGCTTGCTGCCGTCGGCCAGCGTCGCCGTGGGCGACCCGACGATGCTCGCCGAGCGCGCCGCGGCGCTGGGCCTTGGGGTCACGCCGACGCCGTGCCGGCCCGGTGAGCCGCTGCCCGAAGGGCCGGGCGTGCTGCCGGTGTGGCCGGTCCTCCTCAAGGCGCCTTCTACGCCCGGGGTGCTCGATCCGACCAACGCCGACTACGTCCTCGGAACGCTGGCCGCTGCGGTCACTGCCTGCCGCGCCGGCCATGCCGCCGCCATGACCACCGCGCCGCTGCACAAGGGCGCGATCATCGACGGCGGGCACCCGGGCTTCACCGGCCATACCGAATGGCTGCGCGATGCCTGCGGAGTGGAAGAGGTGGTCATGATGCTGGCGACGGATAGCGCCCTGCACGCCACCCGCGCCGGCTTTGACGGCCCCTCGGAGCTGCGCGTGGCGCTGGTCACCACCCACCTGCCGCTGCGCGACGTGGCCGACGCCGTGACCGCCGAGCGCCTCAAGCGGGTGGCGCGCATTCTGGAGCACGACCTGCGCGAACAGTTCGGCATCGCCGCGCCGCGCATTGTCGCCTGCGGGCTCAACCCCCACGCCGGCGAGGACGGCCACCTGGGGCACGAAGAGGTCGACACCCTGATCCCCGCCCTTGACGCCCTGCGCGCCGAAGGCCGGGATATACGCGGCCCCTACCCGGCGGATACCCTGTTCACCCCGCGCCACCTGGCCGAGGTCGACGCCGTGCTCGCCATGTACCACGATCAGGGCCTGGCCGTGCTCAAATACGCCGGCTTCGGCAGCGCGGCCAACATTACCCTGGGGCTGCCGCTGGTGCGCACCTCGGTGGATCACGGCACCGCGCTCGACCTGGCCGGCAAGGGGCTGGCGTCTCCGGCGAGCCTGGGCGTGGCGGTGGCGCTTGCTCGCCGGCTGGCCGACCGCCGCATGGCCGGGTAACTCTTTGATTCTTATCGCGTAACGCTACTCCGGGAACCCGCTTCATGGCATCAGTGCTGCATCACCGCGCCCGCAAACGCTTCGGGCAGAACTTCCTCCGCGACGCGGGTATTATCGAGCGCATCGTCAGGGCCATCCACCCGCGTCCGGGCGAGCGCCTGGTGGAGATCGGCCCGGGGCAGGGGGCGCTCACCCAGCCGCTGCTCGACGCCGCCGACGGCCTTGACGTCATCGAGCTGGATCGCGACCTGATCCCCGGGCTGCGGGTGCAGTTTTTCAACTACCCCGGCCTTGTCATTCACGAAGGCGACGCGCTCAGGTACGACTTTGCCGAGCTCAGAGGCGACGGCCCGCCGCTGCGGGTGGTGGGCAACCTGCCCTACAACGTCGCCACGCCCTTGATCATTCATTTGCTGGGCGCAGGCAGCGCGGTGGCGGACATGCACTTCATGCTGCAAAAGGAAGTGGTCGAGCGGCTGGCGGCCGAGCCTGGCGGGCCAAACTGGGGGCGGCTGTCGGTCATGGCGCAGTATCACTGCCGGGTCGAGCAGCTGTTCAACGTGCCGCCGGAGGCCTTTGTGCCGCGCCCGGCGGTGGACTCGGCCATTGTGCGGCTTTCCCCTCACGCCGAGCTGCCCCATTCGGCCAACGACCCGGCGCTCTTGTTCGAGCTGGTCAAGCAGGCCTTCGGCCAGCGACGCAAGACCCTGCGCAACAACCTCAAGGGCCGGGTCAGCGCCGACACGCTGGAGGCGCTGGAGATCGACCCGCGTCGCCGCCCGCAGACCCTCACCGTCGAGGAGTTCGTGCGCCTGGCCAACGCCGTGACACACAGCGAAGCATCCGCATCCCGGGAAGGAGACACGACGTGAACGAACATGACACCGACGCCGCCGACATCCTTGACCACAGCGCCGGCGAGCCGGCGATTCACGTCAGCGTCACGCCCCGCTACCGCGCGGACGAATCCCGGGAGGCCGAGTCACAGTACGTGTTCAGCTACACCGTCACCCTGTATAACCGGGGCGACTGCAGCGTCCAGCTGCTGGCGCGCTACTGGAAAATCACCCAGGGCAGCGGCGACGTTCGCGAAGTGCGCGGCAAGGGGGTCATCGGCCAGCAGCCGCTGATCGGCCCGGGCCAGCATTTCCGCTACACCAGCCGCGCGGTGCTCGACACCCCGGTGGGCATCATGGAGGGCGCCTACACGCTTTTTGATACCACCACCCAGCGGCCCTTTGACGTGCCGGTCGCGCTGTTTCGCCTGGCACAGCCGGCGGCCATTCACTAACCGGCGCCCGGGAGAGTAGTTCTGTGAGCACCTATGTCATCGGCGATCTGCACGGCTGCCACGCTGAGTTTGTCGACCTTCTGGAAGCGCTGTCGTTCGACCCGCGTCGGGACTGCGCCTGGCTGGTTGGGGACCTGGTCAACCGCGGGCCGGACTCCCTTGCCTGCCTGCGCGAAGTCCGCGCGCTGGGCGACGCGGCCCGCTGCGTGCTGGGCAACCACGATCTGCATTTTCTGGTCGCTGCCCGGGGCGGCAGGATCAAGCCCCGCAGCGCCTTTGCCTCCATCGTCAACGCCGCCGACGGCGGCGCGCTGCTGGACTGGCTGCAAAGCCGGCCGCTGACGGTGCGCCGGGAAAGAACGCTGATGGTTCACGCCGGGCTTTTGCCCGAGTGGGGGCTCGATCAGGCCCAGTCCCTGGCCGCCGAAGTGGAAGCGGCGCTTGCCGGCGAACAGGCCGGGGACTTTCTGGCACGGCTGTTTGGCGACCAGCCCGACCGCTGGCGCGATGACCTGGAAGGCATGGATCGGCTGCGCTTTATCGTCAACGTCATGACGCGCATGCGCTTTATCAGCCCGGGCGGGCGGCTGGAGTTTACCGCCAAGCGCGGTCTGGCCAGCGCCCCCGAGGGCTTCAAACCCTGGTTCCGCTTCCCCCGGGAAGACGATGCCACCCTGCTGTTCGGCCACTGGGCGGCCCTGGAGGGCCAGACGCCCGGCGCCCGGGTGGACGCCCGAGCGCTGGATACCGGCTGCGCCTGGGGCGGCTCCTTGACCGCGCTTGAGCTCGAGACCGGGCAGCGCACCCGCGTGCCCAGCCGCCAGCCCCAGGAGGCCTGATGCCCGAGCCGCCAGCGAACCCGTCGGCGCCCGAGGCCGGCCTGGACGTCTACCGCGTGGGCGGCGCGGTGCGCGATGCGCTGCTCGGCCGCCCGGTGTGGGACAACGACTGGGTCGTGGTGGGTGCCACGCCCGACGACATGCGCCGGCGCGGTTTCAAGCCCGTGGGCCGGGATTTCCCGGTGTTTCTCCACCCCGAGACCGCCGAGGAGTATGCTCTGGCGCGCACCGAGCGCAAGGCCGGCCACGGCTACTCGGGCTTTGCCGTCCACGCAAGTCCCGACGTGACGCTGGCAGACGATCTGGCCCGCCGGGATCTGACCATCAACGCCATCGCCGAAGCGCCGGACGGCACGCTTGTCGACCCCTACGGCGGCCGCGAGGATCTTGAGCGCCGGGCGCTGCGCCACGTCTCCGACGCCTTTGCCGAAGACCCGCTGCGGGTGCTGCGCACCGCGCGCTTTCTTGCCCGCTACGCCCATCTGGGCTTCACCGTGGCCCCGCAGACTCAGGCGCTGATGCGCGAAGTGAGCCGCAGCGGCGAGCTTTTGCACCTGGCCGCGGAGCGCGTCTGGACGGAAACCGAGAAAGCCCTGGGCGAACCAAACCCCGGCGCGTATTTTTGCGCGCTGGCCGAGTGCGGCGCGCTCGGTGCCTGGTGGCCGGAGCTCGCCGAAGCCGGACTTGATAAGTGCCTGGACGCCATGAAGAGCGTGCCCGACTGGCCCGAAACGCCCCTGGCCCACTGGCGCTACGCCAGGCTGGTGACCCCCCTTGACGATAACGGCCGGGCGGCGCTGGCCGCGCGGCTGAAGCTGCCCCGGGGCGTGGCGCAGCTGGCCCGCCAGAGCGCGGCTACGGCGCGGCTGCTCGGCGAGCCGCTGACGGCAAAAGCGGTGATGGCCTGGCTTGACGGCCAGGACAGCTGGCGCAAGCCCGAGCGTGCCCGGGCCCAGCTGGCGCTGGTGAAAGCGCTGGCGCCCGAGCGCCACGAAGCGCTCGAGCAGGCGCTCGAGCAGGCAACGGCGGTCAATCCCCAGGTGCTGATGGCAGAGGGCTACAAGGGCGCGGCGCTGGGTAAACAGATCGGCGTTAGCCGCGGAGAGGCGGTGGCACGGGCGCTTGCCCAGAGTTCGGCATAGGTCTTGCCGGCGCCTGGATGGCGAGCCTGGGGCACAAGCTCGGCCAGCGGCCTGAGCACAAAGGCGTGGGCGAGCATGTCGTCGTGGGGCAGGCGGATGGCGCCAAGTTCGCTGTCGAATTCGCCGCACAGCTCGCCCACGGCGAGAAGGTCGATGTCGATGGGGTGGGTGTTCGCGCCGGCGCTTGGGGGCAGGCGGCCCTGGGCGCGCTCCTGGGCCTTGCTCCAGCGCTTTATCGCGGCGGGCTCGGCGGCGCTATGAAAGGCCGCCACCATGTTATGAAACACCGGCGTAGCGCAGGCAGTGGCGGCGTCTTGAACGCAGGCGCTCACGTCCGCGCTCTGGTAGACCGTGGAGGCCTTCACCTTGCCGAAGCGCGCTTCAAGCGCGCCAAGGCAGCGGCGCAGGTTGGCAAGGGCGTTTTTGTTGCTGCCAAGGCCCAGCAGCACCAGCCGTTCAGCGCTCTCGCTCAAGTGCCGCTGTCTTCAGGCGCCGGGGCGGCAAAACGCCCCCGGGTGATCTTCAGGCCCACGCTTGCCGCCGCCGGCACCGCGCCGGGCTTGCGCAGGGTGAGCGTGACGCCTGTGATGCCGAACTCCTCGCGCAGGGTGGCCACCAGCCGCTCGGCGAAGGTTTCCACCAGCTCGAACTGATGCTCGGCGGCGAACGCCTGAATGCGCTCGCAGAGGGCGGCGTAGTCAAGCGCGAGCGCCAGGTCGTCCGTGGCCGCCGCCGGGCGAATATCCGTGGCCAGCTCCAGGTCCAGACTCAGACGCTGCTGGAGGGTTCGCTCCCAGTCGTAGGCGCCGATTACCGTTTCCACCTCGAGCGCCTCAATGATAATACGATCCGTCATGGCGCTCAGCTCTCCGCTTTTGTGCCGGCGTAGTCGGGAGCGCTCAGCTGCTCCAGCGGCCAGCGCGGGGTGGCCTGCATCTGCCCGGTTACGTCGCGCTCGCCGGTTTCCAGGCGCCTGGCGCCGACGTAGGCAATCATCGCGCCGTTGTCGGTGCAAAAGCGCCCCCGGGGATAGAAGACCCCGGCGCGGCGCTTGGCGCAGGCCTGGTCGAGCCCTTCGCGCAGCCGCACGTTGGCGCTGACCCCGCCGGCGACCACCAGCCGCTTGAGGCCGGTGTCGTCCAGCGCTCGGCGGCATTTGATCACCATAGTGTCGACCACGGCGTCCTCGAAGGCCCGGGCGATATCAGCCCGGCCCCGGGAGGTGAGCTCGCCGGCGTCGTCGAGCTTGCGAATGGCGGTCAGGGTATGGGTCTTTAGCCCCGAGAAGCTGAAGTCGAGCCCCGGGCGGTCGGTCATCGGGCGCGGGAAGCGGAACCGCCCGGGGTCGCCCTGTTTGGCAAGCTTCGCCACGTGGGGGCCGCCGGGGTAGGGCAGCCTGAGCATCTTGGCGGTCTTGTCGAAGGCCTCGCCGGCGGCGTCGTCCACGGATTCGCCGAGCAGACGATATTCGCCCAGGCCCTTCACCGCCACCAGCTGGGTGTGCCCGCCGGAAACCAGCAGCGCGACGAACGGGAAGGCCGGGGCCTCGTCTTCCAGCATCGGCGCCAGCAGGTGGCCTTCCATGTGGTGCACGCCAAGAACGGGGATATTCAGCGCCCGGGCCATGCCGTGAGCGGTGGCCGCCCCCACCATCAGCGCCCCGACCAGCCCGGGCCCGGCGGTGTAGGCGATGCCGTCAAGCTCGCCGCGAGCCATGTCCGCGTCTGCCAGCACCTGCTCTACCAGCGGCAGCAGCTTGCGGGTGTGGTCGCGCGATGCCAGCTCCGGCACCACGCCGCCGTATTCGGCGTGCATGGCCACCTGGCTGTACAGGGCGTCAGCCAGCAGGCCGCCGCCAGGTGCGGTGTCGTAAACGGCCACGCCGGTTTCATCGCAGGACGTTTCGATGCCCAGTACGCGCATAGCGGTTTTCCCCGTGACGTAAAGACCTGAAAGACAGGCAGAGTAAACCGGCAAGTCTAGCATCTTCGTTCGCCGGCGTTGAGCGAAAATCCCCGGGGTCGTTTGCAAAAAAGTGGGCGCGCTACTAAAATACTGGGCGCTGTAGACTCAGATCGTGCACGAAAGGTGTCTAACGCGCCTTGCGCGTGTACGGGCTATCCGAAATCAAGACTCCTTAAAGGTAGGTGAGTGCTTAATGCCTTCTGTAAAAGTACGCGATAACGAGCCGTTTGACGTCGCCCTGCGTCGTTTCAAGCGTTCCTGTGAAAAAGCCGGCGTTTTGTCCGAGGTCCGTCGTCGCGAAAGCTACGAAAAGCCGACGGCCGAACGCAAGCGCAAGGCGGCTGCCGCGGTCAAGCGCCACGCGAAAAAGCTTCAGCGTGAGCGCAAGCGGTTCGAACGGCTCTATTGATCCGTACCGGAAGGGTGGCAGGGCCGCTCTTCCTGGAAGGACGCCAAACGGCCGCCGTCCGGTGGCCGTTTGTTTTTTGTTCGTCAATAAGCGCCGGCGGGCTGCGGTGATGCCATAAACGACAAGGTGGCATCACCTCAGCCTGGCAGCATCCCAGGCCCGGCAGGCGCGGGCCGTAACGGTCGGAGGCAGAAGTCCATGGCTGGCCGTATTCCGCAGCATTTTATCGATGACCTGCTCGCCCGGGTGGACGTGGTGGAAGTCGTCGGCGCCCGGGTGCAGCTGAAAAAGACCGGCCGCAACCATTCGGGGCTCTGCCCCTTCCACCAGGAAAAGTCGCCGTCCTTTACCGTTAGCGCCGACAAGCAGTTTTACCACTGCTTCGGCTGCGGCGCCCACGGTAACGCCCTGCGTTTTTTGATGGAATACGAGCGGCTGGGCTTCCCTGACGCAGTGGAGCAGCTGGCATCGAGCCTTGGACTTGAGGTCGAGCGCGAAGGCGCCGACGACCCCCACGCCCGCCAGCGCGAAAAAAAGCGCAAGCAGGGCGCTAACCTGCTGGAGCTGGCCGCGAATTTCTACCGCGAGCGGCGGGTGATGCCCGAAGGCCGGGCGGCGCGTCGCTATCTGGAGCAGCGCGGGCTGTCGGCGGAGGTGATCGACACCTACGGCATCGGCTACGCCCCGGACAGCTGGGAGGCGCTCAAGCGCCACCTTGACGAGCGCGGCGTCAGCGAAGCGGTGCAGATCGAGTACGGCCTGCTGATCCACCGCGAAGACAGCGGGCGCACCTACGACCGCTTCCGCGACCGGGTGATGTTCCCTATTCGCGACGGCCGCGGGCGCACCGTGGCCTTCGGCGGCCGAGTGCTGGGGGATGCCAAGCCCAAGTATCTGAACTCGCCGGAAACCCCGGTGTTTCACAAGGGACGCGAACTTTACGGCCTTTACGAAGCGCGCCGGGCGCCTAAGCGCCCCGAGCAGCTGGTCATCGTCGAGGGCTACATGGACGTGGTGGCGCTGGCCCAGTTCGGCGTGCGCAACGCCGTGGCCACCCTGGGAACGGCCACCACCGAAGAGCACCTGAAGCGGCTGTTTCGCCTGGTCAGCCGGGTGGTTTTCTGCTTTGACGGCGACCGCGCCGGTCGCCAGGCCGCGCGCCGGGCGCTGGAAACGGCGCTGCCGCAGATGCTCGACGGGCGCGAGGCGCGCTTTCTGTTTCTGCCCGAAGGCGACGATCCGGATGACCTGGTCCGCCGGGAAGGCGCCCAGGCGTTTACCGACCGGGTGACCTGTGCGATGCCGCTGTCGGAGTTTCTGTTCGAGCAGGCAGCGGAAGGGCGCGACCTGCAGGCAGTGGAAGGGCGCGAACGGTTTGCCAGCGACGTGCTGGCAGCAGTGAACAAAATGCCCGACGGCATGCTCCAATCCATGCTGCTGGAAGAGCTTGCCGAGCGTAGCGGCCTGCGTCAGACGCAGCTGGAAACGCTGCTGGCCCGCCAGCAGGCCCGGTCCGAGCCCGCCGCCGAGCCGGCATCGTCTTCCCGGCCGCCGCAGGCGGCAGAGCCGGTCGAGGCGGTATCGACGGACACCCCGGCGCTCGAGGTGCTGTCGCCCGAGGAACGTGTGCTGCAGCTGCTCCTGCACGAGCCGCGCCTGGTAGAGGCGCTGCCCGAAACGCTGGAGTGGCTGCCGGAAAGCGCCGCGGGGCAGCTGTGCCGCGAGCTGGTTGCGCTGTTGCAGGCCGGGCGCTATCAAAGCCCCCAGGTGGTGCTGTCGCATTTTCAGGGCAGCGCCCAGGGCCGCACGCTCGGGGCGCTGGCCAGGCGGGAGCTATTGATTCCGCGCTCGGCGCGCCAGGCCGAGCTCGAAGGGCTGGTGGGGTACCTGCAGCGTACGCAGCGGACGCGCTCGCCGCGGGAAGAATACGAGGCCTTGCTGGCCCGGGAGCGGGCCGGAGAGAAGCTGGACAAGGCGCAGAAAGAGCGTCTGGCTAGCCTGCTGGTGGAGCTTGCCGGGACGCAGTAAAAAGGGCCGGCGAGGCGAGCGGCGGACTGCCGGGCGGGCACCGCAAAGTGCACCCGGGGTTGAATTTGCCGCCTTTTGCTACCACATAGTTGACCAATTGCCAGATGCTGGCTAAACCAAACAAGCTAACACACCTGAATAACGGCGCAAATAGACCGTGCTGGCAGCTGCTCGCAGCCGAGGCTATACTGTTCGGCTTTCCGGGCGCTTTGGGCACGTCGCTTGCGCGTCAGGTGCTTCATTCTTCTTCGTCGAGATAGGGTTTCTATGGCTGGAAATGCGCAGCAGCAGTCACGTCTGAAGGAGTTGATCGCGCGGGGTAAGGAGCAGGGCTATCTTACCTATGCCGAGGTCAACGATCATCTACCCGAGGATATCGCCGATCCCGATCAGGTGGAAGACATCATCGGTATGATCAACGATATGGGGATCAGCGTCGTCGAAGTCGCGCCTGACGAAGACACCCTGATGATGTCGGACCAGTCCACCGACGAGTCCGCCGCCGAGGAAGCGGTCGCGGCCCTTGCCGCCGTGGAAAGCGACGTGGGCCGCACCACCGATCCGGTGCGCATGTACATGCGCGAGATGGGCACGGTGGAGCTTTTGACCCGGGAAGGCGAGATCGAGATCGCCAAGCGCATCGAGGAAGGCACCCGCGCCGTGATGTCGGCGCTGGCCTACCTGCCCGGTGCGGTGAGCTCGATTCTTGACGCCTACGACGCCACCCAGGACGAAGAGGCCCCGGGCCGGCTGTCGGACCTGTTTTCCGGCTTCATCGACCCCGACGGCGGGATTCCCAACGTGGCCGAGCCCGAGGATATCGAGCCCGAGCTCAGCGACGATCCCGACGACGAGGAAGAAGAAACCACTGCCAACGAGGGCGGGCCGAACCCGGAAGAGGCCCGGGCGCGCTTCGAGCAGATCCGCGAGAAAAACGCTGCCGTCGAGGAGGCGTTCGAAAAATACGGCCGTGGCAGCGAAGAGCTCAAGGCGCGCCAGGCCCGGCTCGCCGAGCTGTTTTCGCCGATCAAGCTGGTGCCCAAGCACTTCGAGCGCTTGGTGGGCCAGGTGCGTGTCAGCGTGGAGCAGGTGCGCGCCCAGGAAAAGGCCATCATGCAGCTGTGTGTGAAAAAGGCCAAGGTGCCGCGCAAGACGTTCATCAAGACGTTCCCCGGCAACGAGTCGCGCAAGGGCTGGCTGGACGACTTCCAGGAAGCCGCGCCGCGCTACGCCGACCGTCTCGAACCGCTGCGCGCCGATATCCGCCGCCACCAGCGCAAGATTGCCTTCGAGGAAAACATGGTGCATCTGAGCGTTGGCGAGCTCAAGGAAGTCAACCGCAAGCTCTCCATCGGCGAGGCCAAGGCGCGCCGGGCGAAGAAGGAAATGGTCGAGGCCAACCTGCGCCTGGTGATTTCGATTGCCAAGAAGTACACCAACCGCGGCCTGCAGTTCCTGGACCTGATCCAGGAGGGCAACATCGGCCTGATGAAGGCGGTGGACAAGTTCGAATATCGCCGCGGCTACAAGTTCTCGACCTACGCCACCTGGTGGATTCGCCAGGCGATTACCCGCTCGATCGCCGATCAGGCGCGCACCATCCGCATTCCGGTGCACATGATCGAGACCATCAACAAGCTCAACCGGGTGTCGCGCCAGATGCTCCAGGAAATGGGCCGCGAGCCCACCCCGGAAGAGCTGGGCGAGCGCCTGGAAATGTCCGAGGACAAGGTGCGCAAGGTGCTCAAGATCGCCAAGGAGCCGATCTCCATGGAGACGCCCATCGGTGACGACGACGATTCCCACCTGGGCGACTTCATCGAGGACAGCACCATGATGCTGCCAGTTGATCTGGCCACCGGCGAAGGCCTGGTCGAGTCCACGCGCAACGTGCTGGGCGGGCTCACCGCGCGGGAAGCCAAGGTGCTGCGCATGCGCTTCGGTATCGACATGAACACCGACCATACCCTGGAAGAGGTGGGCAAGCAGTTCGACGTTACCCGGGAGCGCATTCGCCAGATCGAAGCCAAGGCGCTGCGCAAGCTGCGCCATCCGAGCCGCTCGGAGCCGCTGCGCTCCTTCCTTGACGAGTAGGGTGCCTTTAGCTCCCGCCTGGCCAACAGCAGAGCGCACGAAAAAGCCCGCCGTGAATTCACCGGCGGGCTTTTTTTACGACGTCCGCTGAGGACGGTGCAACCGCGTCAGCTGCCTGATGCGGCCTGCTGTCGGGCACGGTAAATACGCCGTGCCAGCAGCAAGAGCTCGATCATGGCAAACAGGATCAGGCTGTAGCCGAGCAGCTCCACGACTTCTTCCGCCATGCTTTTGATGTCGCCCAGGTAGCGGTCTTCCATGATGGCCTGCCAGAAGATCTTGCGCCCGTACAGCCGGGAAAAGGCGTAGGTGGTGAAAAGGCCGGCGGTAAACAGCCCCAGCGAAAAACTGTTGCCGTACTCGTAAAGCTCGTCGAGGAAACGCCGCCAGTGAATTCCGACCCACACCACAATGGGCAGAATGACAATGGTGACGAGTATCTTCCAGACGTGCCGGCCGGCGTAGTGGTCGAGCAGGGCGTCCTGCTCGCGGATCAGCGACGAGCCGATAAACGCCAGCAGCAGCAGCGTGACCATGGGCCATACCTTAAGCCGCTGGCGCACATAGAGCAGGATGCCGCAGGAGAGCGCCAGAAATATTGTCTGGTTGAGCTCGGTGAAGCCCAGCTCGGAAAACTGCAGCTTTTTGGGCAGATACAGGGCCTCCATATAGGCCCCCTGGGCAATGGCGCCGGTGACAAGGAGATACAGCGTGGCGCGCAGAAAGAGCGCGCCGGTATGGATGGGCCACGAAGATTGAGAATAGGGCATTATACGTCCTGAAACGCCCACCGGCGCAGGCCGGCGGATCCGGTCGGTGGTTAAACATGCAAAGATGTATGTGAGTATATCGCGTTGTGTTCTGACGCGCATCCAGCCAAGCTGGCAAATTTACCCGCTATCTCGGTGTGAAGGGAAGCGCCTGTAGTACGACTCTGAACGTTAGCCGAAGGCCTGGATAACATCATCGGTTAAAGGCAGGCTTTCGCGGGTAACGCCGGGGCAGGGTCCGTGCCGGTCGGATAAAAGACACCGGGGCCCGGTGCCAGCTGTGTTAGCGTGGTGCTGTGCGGCATGGCTGCAAAAACAGCAAGATGCTGTAATATATAAGGTATATCATGCGCTAATGCCCGGCTTGCAGGCCGTGCCGGGCGGTGCAATCGACGAGGAGACCGATCATGAAATCACGTGCTGCCGTGGCGCTGGAAGCCGGCAAGCCGCTGGAGCTTGCCGAGATCGACGTGGAAGGACCAAAGGAAGGCGAGGTGCTGGTGCGGCTGGCGGCGACCAGCGTGTGCCATACCGACGCCTATACGCTGTCCGGCGCCGACCCGGAAGGCAACTTTCCGTCGGTGCTGGGCCACGAGGGCGCAGGCGTTGTGGAAGACGTCGGCCCCGGGGTCAGCAGCGTCAGGCCCGGCGACCACGTTATTCCGCTGTATACCGCCGAGTGCGGCCAGTGCAAGTTCTGCCTGTCGGGCAAGACCAACCTGTGCGGTGCGGTGCGCGCCACCCAGGGCAAGGGGGTAATGCCCGACGGCACTTCGCGCTTTTCCCTGGACGGTAAAAAGCTCCATCACTACATGGGCTGCTCCACCTTCAGCGAGTATACGGTGGTACCGGAAGTCTCGCTGGCCGTGGTCTCCAAGGAAGCGCCCATGGACAAGATCTGCCTGCTGGGCTGCGGCGTGACCACCGGCATCGGCGCGGTGATGAACACCGCCAAGGTCGAGCCCGGGGCGACGGTGGCCGTGTTCGGCCTTGGCGCTATTGGCCTGGCCGTCATCCAGGGCGCGCTGATGGCCAAGGCCAGCCGCATCATCGCCATCGACGTCAATCCGGAGAAGTTCAAGCTGGCCGAGCAGTTCGGCGCGACCGACTTCGTCAATCCCAAGGACTACAGCGATTCGATCCAG
This DNA window, taken from Halomonas piscis, encodes the following:
- a CDS encoding S-(hydroxymethyl)glutathione dehydrogenase/class III alcohol dehydrogenase, with amino-acid sequence MKSRAAVALEAGKPLELAEIDVEGPKEGEVLVRLAATSVCHTDAYTLSGADPEGNFPSVLGHEGAGVVEDVGPGVSSVRPGDHVIPLYTAECGQCKFCLSGKTNLCGAVRATQGKGVMPDGTSRFSLDGKKLHHYMGCSTFSEYTVVPEVSLAVVSKEAPMDKICLLGCGVTTGIGAVMNTAKVEPGATVAVFGLGAIGLAVIQGALMAKASRIIAIDVNPEKFKLAEQFGATDFVNPKDYSDSIQEVIVELTDGGVDYSFECIGNVNVMRSALECCHKGWGESIIIGVAGAGEEIATRPFQLVTGRVWKGSAFGGVKGRTELPGYVDQYMKGEINIDDFVTHDMPFEKINDAFDLLHAGESIRTVLHY
- the dnaG gene encoding DNA primase, coding for MAGRIPQHFIDDLLARVDVVEVVGARVQLKKTGRNHSGLCPFHQEKSPSFTVSADKQFYHCFGCGAHGNALRFLMEYERLGFPDAVEQLASSLGLEVEREGADDPHARQREKKRKQGANLLELAANFYRERRVMPEGRAARRYLEQRGLSAEVIDTYGIGYAPDSWEALKRHLDERGVSEAVQIEYGLLIHREDSGRTYDRFRDRVMFPIRDGRGRTVAFGGRVLGDAKPKYLNSPETPVFHKGRELYGLYEARRAPKRPEQLVIVEGYMDVVALAQFGVRNAVATLGTATTEEHLKRLFRLVSRVVFCFDGDRAGRQAARRALETALPQMLDGREARFLFLPEGDDPDDLVRREGAQAFTDRVTCAMPLSEFLFEQAAEGRDLQAVEGRERFASDVLAAVNKMPDGMLQSMLLEELAERSGLRQTQLETLLARQQARSEPAAEPASSSRPPQAAEPVEAVSTDTPALEVLSPEERVLQLLLHEPRLVEALPETLEWLPESAAGQLCRELVALLQAGRYQSPQVVLSHFQGSAQGRTLGALARRELLIPRSARQAELEGLVGYLQRTQRTRSPREEYEALLARERAGEKLDKAQKERLASLLVELAGTQ
- the rpoD gene encoding RNA polymerase sigma factor RpoD; this translates as MAGNAQQQSRLKELIARGKEQGYLTYAEVNDHLPEDIADPDQVEDIIGMINDMGISVVEVAPDEDTLMMSDQSTDESAAEEAVAALAAVESDVGRTTDPVRMYMREMGTVELLTREGEIEIAKRIEEGTRAVMSALAYLPGAVSSILDAYDATQDEEAPGRLSDLFSGFIDPDGGIPNVAEPEDIEPELSDDPDDEEEETTANEGGPNPEEARARFEQIREKNAAVEEAFEKYGRGSEELKARQARLAELFSPIKLVPKHFERLVGQVRVSVEQVRAQEKAIMQLCVKKAKVPRKTFIKTFPGNESRKGWLDDFQEAAPRYADRLEPLRADIRRHQRKIAFEENMVHLSVGELKEVNRKLSIGEAKARRAKKEMVEANLRLVISIAKKYTNRGLQFLDLIQEGNIGLMKAVDKFEYRRGYKFSTYATWWIRQAITRSIADQARTIRIPVHMIETINKLNRVSRQMLQEMGREPTPEELGERLEMSEDKVRKVLKIAKEPISMETPIGDDDDSHLGDFIEDSTMMLPVDLATGEGLVESTRNVLGGLTAREAKVLRMRFGIDMNTDHTLEEVGKQFDVTRERIRQIEAKALRKLRHPSRSEPLRSFLDE